A single Cryptococcus deuterogattii R265 chromosome 2, complete sequence DNA region contains:
- a CDS encoding protein transporter SEC23 yields the protein MNFEDIEDKDGVRFSWNVWPSSRLEATRTVVPISALYTPLKEREDLPPVMYEPVTCKGSSCKAILNPYCQVDVRGKMWICPFCLQRNPFPPHYHQDLSPNNLPPELLPKFTTIEYTLSRPAQIPPIFLYVVDTCVDEDELKALKETLVVSLSLLPPNALVGLITYGTMAMVHELAYADCPKAYVFRGSKDYQPKQIADMLGLNPSNRPIQPVRPGQPMPAPAASKFLMPVQACEFQLTNILEQLQRDPWPVDQDKRPLRCTGVALSVAVSLLETAFPNTGARIMLFSGGPATDGPGMVVGPELREPIRSHHDIDRDSVKHFKRATKFYEGLSKRASVNGHAIDIYAGCLDQVGLLEMKSLTNATNGFMTISDSFMTAIFKQSFLRTLGKDEQGYLKMGFNATYDVLTTKELKISGVIGHVISANKKSPSVGETEIGIGQTSAWKVCSLTPKSTLATYFEVVTPAGQALAPNQSGLIQFVTHYQHSSGQYRLRVTTVSRVFQEGGHPSIAASFDQEAAAVLMARIAVFKAEIDDSPDVLRWLDRMLIRLCQKFADYRKEDPTSFQLSPNFSIYPQFMFHLRRSQFLQVFNNSPDETAFYRHVLNDSDVNNSLIMIQPTLMSYGFDSEPHPVLLDSVSIRPDVILLLDTFFHILIFHGETIAQWRKANYQEQEDYANFKELLEAPIGDAQELLEDRMPIPRYVVCDQGGSQARFLLSKLNPSTTHMSGSNYGAGPAAGQAIFTDDVSLQVFMEHLKRLAVGASTS from the exons ATGAACTTTGAAGATATcgaggacaaggatg GCGTCAGGTTCTCCTGGAACGTGTGGCCTTCTAGCCGGCTCGAAGCTACCCGAACTGTTGTGCCCATCTCTGCCCTCTACACCCCCTTAAAAGAACGGGAggatcttcctcctgtcATGTACGAGCCTGTTACGTGTAAGGGCTCGTCTTGTAAGGCTATCCTCAACCCTTACTG TCAAGTCGACGTCCGAGGCAAGATGTGGATCTGTCCCTTCTGTCTCCAGCGTaacccttttcctcctcattaCCACCAGGACCTTTCCCCCAACAATCTTCCTCCCGAGCTTCTGCCCAAGTTCACCACCATCGAGTACACTCTTTCTCGCCCTGCCCAGatccctcccattttcctctATGTTGTTGACACTTGtgtcgatgaggatgagctcAAGGCGTTGAAGGAGACATTGGTAGTTagcttgagcttgttgcCTCCCAATGCGTTGGTTGGCCTGATCACCTACGGTACAATG GCGATGGTCCATGAACTCGCCTACGCCGACTGCCCCAAGGCCTACGTTTTCCGAGGTTCCAAGGACTACCAGCCCAAGCAGATCGCCGACATGCTCGGCCTCAATCCTTCCAACCGCCCCATTCAGCCCGTGCGCCCTGGTCAACCTAtgcctgctcctgctgccTCCAAGTTCCTTATGCCTGTCCAGGCTTGTGAGTTCCAGCTCACCAACATCTTGGAGCAGCTGCAGAGGGATCCTTGGCCCGTGGATCAGGACAAGAGACCTTTGAGGTGTACAGGTGTGGCTTTGAGCGTGGCTGTCTCTTTGCTCGAG ACTGCTTTCCCCAACACTGGTGCCAGGATAATGCTTTTCTCTGGTGGTCCTGCCACTGACGGCCCTGGTATGGTTGTTGGTCCCGAGCTCCGAGAGCCCATCCGATCTCACCACGACATTGACCGTGACAGCGTCAAGCACTTTAAGCGTGCCACCAAG TTCTACGAGGGCCTTTCCAAGCGTGCATCTGTAAATGGCCATGCCATTGATATCTACGCTGGTTGTCTCGATCAAGTCGGTTTGCTTGAGATGAAGTCGCTCACCAACGCTACCAACGGCTTCATGACCATCTCCGATTCGTTCATGACTGCTATTTTCAAGCAGAGCTTTTTGCGTACTTTGGGCAAGGACGAGCAAGGGTACTTGAAGATGGGCTTCAACGCAACTTATGATGTGCTT ACCACAAAGGAGCTCAAGATCTCTGGAGTCATTGGCCACGTTATTTCTGCCAACAAGAAGTCACCTTCCGTCGGTGAGACCGAAATTGGTATTGGTCAAACTTCTGCTTGGAAAGTTTGCTCCCTCACTCCGAAGAGTACACTTGCCACCTACTTTGAAGTCGTCACTCCCGCCGGCCAAGCTCTTGCTCCCAACCAATCTGGTCTCATCCAATTTGTTACCCACTACCAACACTCCTCCGGCCAGTACCGTCTGCGAGTTACCACTGTGTCCCGAGTCTTCCAAGAAGGTGGTCACCCGTCTATCGCCGCGTCGTTCGACCAGGAAGCCGCTGCTGTCCTTATGGCGAGGATCGCAGTGTTTAAGGCAGAGATTGATGATTCTCCCGACGTTCTCAGGTGGCTGGATAGGATGTTGATCAGATTGTGTCAAAAGTTTGCCGACTACAGAAAGGAAGACCCGACAAGTTTCCAGCTCAGTCCAAACTTCTCAATCTATCCGCAATTCATGTTCCACTTGCGACGAAGTCAATTCTTGCAAGTGTTCAACAACTCTCCCGATGAAACGGCTTTCTACCG CCATGTTCTCAACGATTCGGATGTGAACAATTCCCTCATCATGATTCAGCCCACCCTCATGTCTTATGGCTTTGATTCTGAGCCCCATCCCGTCCTACTTGACTCTGTCTCCATCCGTCCCGatgtcatccttcttctcgacactttcttccacattctcatcttccacggTGAGACCATTGCGCAATGGCGTAAAGCCAATTACCAGGAACAGGAAGACTATGCCAATTTCAAGGAACTGCTCGAAGCTCCTATCGGCGATGCTCAAGAATTACTTGAAGACCGGATGCCCATCCCTCGATACGTCGTTTGTGACCAAGGTGGAAGTCAAGCGAGGTTCTTACTGAGCAAGTTGAACCCTTCAACTACTCATATGAGTGGAAGCAATTACGGTGCTGGACCTGCTGCTGGCCAGGCAATCTTTACGGATGATGTCAGTTTGCAAGTGTTTATGGAGCATCTCAAGAGGTTGGCTGTGGGAGCGTCTACTAGTTAG